The following coding sequences lie in one Miscanthus floridulus cultivar M001 chromosome 9, ASM1932011v1, whole genome shotgun sequence genomic window:
- the LOC136481213 gene encoding BTB/POZ domain and ankyrin repeat-containing protein NH5.2-like, with translation MSSEDSLKSLSLDYLNLLINGQAFSDVAFSVEGRLVHAHRCVLAARSLFFRKLFCGLDPNHQPPPTPGSSAAAGARAPELVIPVSSIRYEVLVLVLQFLYSGQASVAAPKSGPLPGCGARGCWHTRCGAAVDLALDTLAAARSFGVEQLALLVQKQLETMVKEAFVDDVMKVLMASRKFEMQELWATCSHLVARSGLSADLLAKHLPIDVVAKIEEIRSKSPVSAAGGTGGGPRSPFLTHHYLPINAAASAADRDHRIRRMRRALDAADIELVKLMVMGEGLDLDDALAVHYAVQHCGRDVVKALLELGAADVNSGAGPAGKTALHLAAEMVSPDMVSVLLDHHADPNARTLDGVTPLDVLRSLTSEFLFKGAVPGLTHIEPNKLRLCLELVQSAVMVATRDGDAGVGGSDGGGSFPRADAADDSLVSLTMNSTLMYQGQEMAATVAGEARKGTGGGGRGGSPSNLYFPNGFP, from the exons ATGAGCTCGGAGGACTCGCTCAAGTCGCTGTCGCTGGACTACCTGAACCTGCTCATCAACGGGCAGGCCTTCAGCGACGTGGCCTTCAGCGTGGAGGGCCGGCTGGTGCACGCGCACCGCTGCGTGCTGGCCGCGCGCAGCCTCTTCTTCCGCAAGCTCTTCTGCGGCCTCGACCCAAACCAccagccgccgccgacgccgggctcctccgccgccgccggggcccgCGCGCCGGAGCTCGTCATCCCCGTCAGCTCCATCCGCTAcgaggtgctggtgctggtgctccaGTTCCTCTACAGCGGCCAGGCCTCCGTCGCCGCGCCCAAGAGTGGGCCACTCCCGGGCTGCGGTGCCAGGGGCTGCTGGCACACCCGCTGCGGCGCAGCCGTCGACCTCGCCCTCGACACCCTCGCCGCCGCTCGATCCTTCGGCGTCGAGCAGCTCGCCCTCCTCGTCCAG AAGCAGCTGGAGACCATGGTGAAGGAGGCATTCGTGGACGACGTGATGAAGGTGCTGATGGCGTCTCGCAAGTTCGAGATGCAGGAGCTCTGGGCCACCTGCTCCCACCTGGTGGCGCGCTCGGGCCTCTCCGCTGACCTCCTCGCCAAGCACCTCCCCATCGACGTGGTCGCCAAGATCGAGGAGATCCGCTCCAAGTCCCCCGTCTCCGCCGCGGGCGGAACCGGCGGCGGGCCGCGCTCGCCGTTCCTCACGCACCACTACCTCCCCATCAacgcggcggcgtcggcggccgACCGCGACCACAGGATCCGGCGCATGCGGCGCGCGCTGGACGCGGCCGACATCGAGCTCGTCAAGCTGATGGTGATGGGCGAAGGGCTGGACCTCGACGACGCCCTCGCCGTGCACTACGCCGTCCAGCACTGTGGGCGCGACGTCGTCAAGGCGCTGCTGGAGCTCGGCGCCGCCGACGTCAACTCCGGCGCCGGGCCCGCGGGGAAGACGGCGCTGCACCTGGCGGCCGAGATGGTGTCCCCGGACATGGTGTCCGTGCTCCTCGACCACCACGCCGACCCCAACGCCCGGACGCTCGACGGCGTCACCCCGCTCGACGTGCTCCGCAGCCTCACCTCCGAGTTCCTCTTCAAGGGCGCCGTCCCGGGGCTCACGCACATCGAGCCCAACAAGCTCAGGCTCTGCCTCGAGCTCGTGCAGTCCGCGGTGATGGTAGCCACGCGCGACGGCGACGCCGGGGTAGGAGGAAGCGACGGCGGCGGGAGCTTCCCGAGGGCCGACGCCGCCGACGACAGCTTGGTGAGCCTCACCATGAACTCCACGCTGATGTACCAGGGCCAGGAGATGGCGGCGACGGTGGCCGGCGAGGCCAGGAAagggaccggcggcggcggccgaggaGGGAGCCCATCCAACTTGTACTTCCCCAATGGCTTCCCATAA
- the LOC136481211 gene encoding uncharacterized protein, with product MPRRGKARIPSYGRQRANPYDLKPLPEGVPRPMCFCGDPCKVDISEDEETYRQRYWMCPNYAWEPTKQQRRASFTVPPLCDFEQWIDTEIKESDKQRLEGLKEWDAEVKERFEQRRRLEAIEKEHKEEEERRRVAAYRAEREKKIERVRRAKAAMEENPDAERKGKWPRCTQ from the exons ATGCCAAgacgtggtaaagctcgtattccaag ctatggtcgccagagggcaaatccctacgacctaaagcctctccctgaaggtgttcctcgaccaatgtgcttttgtggtgatccttgcaaggtagacatctctgaagatgaggaaacatataggcagaggtactggatgtgtcccaattatgcatgggaacctacaaagcaacaacgccgtgcatcgttt accgttccaccactgtgtgactttgagcagtggattgacactgagatcaaggagtcggacaagcagcgtctagaaggcctgaaggagtgggatgcggaggttaaggagaggtttgagcagagacgcagactggaggctatagaaaaggagcataaggaagaggaggaaaggaggcgtgttgctgcgtaccgggcggagagggagaagaagattgagcgtgtgcgccgagcgaaggcagcgatggaggagaatcccgatgccgagaggaagggaaagtggccccgttgcactcagtag